In the Arthrobacter sp. 31Y genome, one interval contains:
- a CDS encoding DUF5998 family protein, which translates to MSTQSPTPQSRPSNAGPHTAHHHSSQGQSLDQALQQAGFYPRLVADVVDDALDGRECLSHLVHLETHFDRAEVRRHITVLVLTEDMLVITHVDDQQLDEAGEQIVAQVSTESVPVAQIRSVVLSYMYSQPQDYKPSDPVREMTVSIAWSGGQRLDMGPASCGDPQCEADHGYSGTIAQEDIVLRISAEADGLQAVQDAKIFARALRAVNTGNPTPAQHASIPAPRPRSGVFSNRLSRGHQR; encoded by the coding sequence ATGAGCACCCAGTCTCCGACGCCTCAATCCCGCCCGTCCAATGCCGGGCCCCACACCGCCCACCATCACAGCTCGCAGGGACAGAGCCTGGACCAGGCGCTGCAGCAGGCCGGTTTCTACCCGCGGTTGGTGGCCGACGTCGTTGATGACGCCCTGGATGGCCGTGAGTGCCTCTCCCACTTGGTCCATCTGGAGACCCACTTTGACCGGGCCGAAGTCCGCAGGCACATTACGGTGCTGGTGCTCACCGAAGACATGCTGGTGATTACCCACGTGGATGACCAACAGCTGGATGAGGCTGGAGAACAGATCGTTGCCCAGGTTTCCACGGAATCGGTGCCGGTGGCCCAGATCCGTTCAGTGGTCCTCAGCTACATGTATTCGCAGCCCCAGGACTACAAGCCGTCTGATCCTGTCCGTGAAATGACGGTGTCCATCGCATGGTCCGGCGGCCAACGACTGGACATGGGCCCCGCCAGCTGCGGGGATCCCCAATGTGAAGCCGATCATGGGTACAGCGGAACCATCGCCCAGGAAGACATTGTCCTGCGGATCAGCGCCGAGGCAGACGGGCTCCAAGCTGTTCAGGACGCCAAGATTTTTGCCCGTGCACTGCGGGCAGTCAATACGGGCAACCCAACGCCCGCCCAACATGCCAGCATCCCTGCACCGAGGCCGCGTTCGGGCGTCTTCAGCAACCGCCTGAGCCGCGGACACCAGCGTTGA
- a CDS encoding alkaline phosphatase family protein, translating to MNTSAGNTSAADLPSPPLFGSKSIAEVLTSSAASLGMPGFTNHLHLPPAQRVCVVLADGLGRSLLKQKSSHTPFLRSVMAGGQRNVPTWIDAAFPTTTAASLASLGTGLPAGQHGMVGYDVLDPAQDKVVNLLGNWDSLVDPAQWQPHATVFERLAAELDVVTVSLPQFANSPMTQAALRGSRFVGGTTLHARTAAAAEAMSGGGRSLMYFYANELDKAGHRYGCQSDRWEHQLEELDSTVKRLSIALPAGTTILLTGDHGMLDVPESQRIDYSADEALVAGVRHTAGEPRMVHLYLEPDATPAHKESLIAAWRSRFGERIWAFTREQAVDAGLFGAVLPEVAPRIGDVMIAARDTLALYDTRRARPASLEVVGQHGSLTKAEREVPLLCFAAAGKKGKRG from the coding sequence ATGAACACATCTGCGGGGAACACCTCGGCCGCAGACCTCCCATCGCCCCCGCTGTTCGGGAGCAAGTCCATAGCGGAAGTCCTTACCAGTTCTGCTGCATCCCTGGGCATGCCAGGCTTCACCAACCACCTCCACTTGCCACCAGCGCAGCGTGTCTGCGTGGTCCTTGCCGATGGTCTCGGCCGTAGCTTGTTGAAGCAGAAGTCCTCCCATACGCCCTTCCTCCGATCGGTCATGGCGGGGGGACAACGCAACGTCCCCACGTGGATCGACGCCGCCTTCCCCACCACCACTGCGGCATCCCTCGCCAGCCTCGGCACAGGTTTACCTGCCGGACAGCACGGAATGGTGGGCTACGACGTCCTCGACCCCGCCCAGGACAAGGTAGTCAACCTCCTGGGAAATTGGGATTCGCTCGTGGACCCTGCTCAGTGGCAGCCTCACGCCACGGTCTTCGAGAGGCTGGCCGCGGAGCTGGACGTCGTCACGGTCAGCCTGCCGCAGTTCGCAAACTCCCCGATGACTCAGGCTGCACTCCGGGGAAGTCGCTTTGTTGGCGGGACCACGCTGCATGCGCGGACCGCCGCGGCCGCTGAGGCAATGTCCGGCGGCGGCCGTTCCCTGATGTACTTCTACGCCAACGAGCTGGACAAGGCAGGCCACCGCTACGGCTGCCAGTCGGACCGCTGGGAGCACCAGCTCGAAGAACTCGACTCCACAGTGAAAAGGCTCTCCATCGCCCTGCCCGCCGGGACCACCATCCTGCTGACCGGTGACCACGGCATGTTGGACGTCCCTGAATCCCAGAGGATCGACTACTCCGCAGATGAAGCTCTGGTGGCCGGAGTCCGGCACACTGCAGGGGAGCCGCGCATGGTGCATCTCTATCTTGAGCCGGATGCCACCCCTGCACACAAGGAATCCTTGATTGCGGCTTGGCGTTCGCGCTTTGGTGAAAGAATCTGGGCCTTTACGCGGGAGCAGGCTGTAGACGCAGGCTTGTTTGGCGCAGTGCTACCCGAGGTCGCTCCCCGGATCGGCGATGTCATGATTGCGGCCCGGGACACCTTGGCCCTTTATGACACGCGGCGGGCCCGGCCGGCATCACTGGAAGTGGTGGGCCAGCACGGATCGCTGACCAAAGCCGAACGCGAAGTACCGTTGCTGTGCTTCGCAGCGGCAGGTAAAAAGGGCAAACGTGGCTGA
- a CDS encoding thymidine kinase: protein MAELVFFSGTMDCGKSTLALQMDHNHRARGRGGVRFSCNDRAGDSMISSRLGLQTDAVEVVDTTDFWDEVVARRTNGLRVDYLICDEAQFYSPVQVEQLARVVDEMDVDVFAFGITSDFRTRLFPGSQRLIELADKVQVLQVEALCWCGRRATQNARTVNGIMVVEGDQVMVGDVAPQNGGDDAVHRETVHVQDTLPMETLPAQVVGYETLCRRHYMRRVTAHGAHLMAGADQLLPFDIDACLWPGAGALRQS, encoded by the coding sequence GTGGCTGAGCTGGTCTTCTTCTCAGGCACCATGGACTGCGGCAAGTCCACCCTGGCTCTCCAAATGGACCATAACCACCGTGCACGTGGACGAGGAGGTGTCCGGTTCAGTTGTAACGACCGCGCAGGTGATTCAATGATCTCCAGCAGGCTGGGCCTTCAAACCGATGCCGTGGAAGTTGTGGACACTACGGATTTCTGGGACGAAGTGGTGGCCCGGCGAACCAACGGGCTCCGCGTGGACTACCTGATTTGCGACGAGGCCCAGTTTTACTCGCCCGTTCAAGTTGAGCAGTTGGCCCGGGTGGTGGATGAGATGGACGTGGACGTCTTCGCCTTCGGCATCACGTCAGACTTCCGCACCCGCTTGTTTCCCGGCTCACAGCGGCTTATTGAACTTGCCGACAAAGTGCAGGTGCTCCAGGTTGAAGCTTTGTGCTGGTGCGGCCGCCGTGCAACCCAAAACGCCCGCACCGTGAACGGCATCATGGTGGTGGAAGGTGACCAAGTGATGGTGGGCGACGTCGCACCGCAAAACGGCGGCGACGACGCCGTGCACAGGGAGACGGTGCACGTGCAGGACACCCTGCCCATGGAGACACTGCCCGCGCAGGTGGTGGGGTACGAGACATTGTGCCGCCGGCACTACATGAGGCGTGTAACGGCCCATGGCGCTCATCTGATGGCAGGAGCAGACCAGCTGCTGCCGTTCGACATCGATGCCTGCCTCTGGCCCGGCGCAGGGGCTCTTCGGCAAAGCTAG
- the sepH gene encoding septation protein SepH, translating into MQDLRLVGVHDDGGHLLLSGPGGAMFQLPIDEALRAAASRTPAQVAARASNTAIAMSPRDIQARIRSGATATEVAELSGLPLANVQRYEGPVLAEREYVVRQARNIEVASPAPGHDIYRSAFGDNPATLGEMVDYRLSAHGIDSSTVDWDSWRRPDGTWTVVARFETVPGAHGSIGEEPPAMWTFSPQRKSLQNANRWAQQLSELEPMDGPVPARRLAAVSDRPFDFETDAETAARASAKESDSLLEMLRSRRGQRLGVDEDGDDALAVLLSNVPAAHPRPGEELDEATDDTSLEDGGPVATGAEEPARKDGRPSMLSRLSLAPQHFESHDDDDDSLKLHNGVSTDTREITVVASPLRPVTSLTGRKPAGLDELLGGSGKPRPQADDEAAGAPSAHDLSRDETSSEDQKDAETRKDIDAPAERQPSRPKRSSIPSWDEIVFGARGD; encoded by the coding sequence ATGCAGGATCTACGACTGGTAGGCGTCCACGACGACGGCGGGCATCTGCTCTTGAGCGGCCCGGGTGGTGCGATGTTCCAGCTTCCGATCGACGAAGCCCTAAGGGCCGCGGCGAGCCGCACCCCTGCCCAGGTGGCAGCGCGCGCCTCCAACACGGCTATTGCCATGTCGCCCCGCGACATCCAGGCCAGGATCCGCAGCGGTGCCACGGCCACCGAAGTTGCCGAACTGTCCGGCCTCCCCCTTGCCAACGTCCAACGCTATGAAGGCCCAGTGCTTGCAGAGCGCGAGTACGTGGTCCGTCAAGCCCGCAACATCGAAGTTGCCTCCCCGGCTCCCGGACACGACATCTACCGCTCCGCTTTTGGCGATAACCCGGCCACTCTCGGCGAGATGGTTGACTACCGGCTCTCGGCGCACGGCATTGATTCCTCCACGGTGGACTGGGATTCATGGCGCCGCCCGGACGGCACATGGACAGTGGTCGCACGTTTCGAAACTGTTCCCGGCGCTCACGGAAGCATCGGCGAAGAACCGCCTGCCATGTGGACCTTCAGTCCCCAACGCAAGTCGCTGCAGAACGCCAACCGTTGGGCCCAGCAACTTAGCGAACTTGAGCCGATGGACGGCCCGGTTCCCGCCCGGCGGCTTGCTGCCGTCTCAGACAGGCCGTTTGATTTCGAGACCGACGCCGAGACAGCTGCTCGTGCGTCCGCGAAAGAATCAGACAGCCTCCTGGAAATGCTCCGTTCACGGCGCGGCCAACGCCTGGGCGTGGATGAAGACGGCGACGACGCCTTGGCTGTCCTGCTGAGCAACGTCCCTGCTGCCCACCCCCGGCCTGGTGAAGAACTTGACGAGGCGACCGACGATACCAGCCTCGAAGATGGCGGGCCGGTGGCCACGGGCGCTGAAGAGCCAGCACGTAAAGATGGGCGTCCTTCGATGTTGTCGCGGCTGAGCCTGGCTCCGCAGCACTTCGAATCCCACGACGACGATGACGACTCCCTCAAGCTCCACAACGGAGTGAGCACCGACACCCGTGAAATAACGGTGGTAGCCAGCCCGCTGCGGCCGGTAACTTCGCTGACGGGCCGTAAGCCTGCGGGTCTGGACGAACTTCTGGGCGGCAGTGGCAAACCGCGGCCACAGGCAGACGACGAAGCCGCCGGCGCACCATCGGCCCATGACCTCAGCCGGGATGAGACGTCGTCAGAGGATCAGAAAGACGCAGAGACGCGCAAGGACATTGACGCCCCCGCGGAACGCCAGCCTTCCCGCCCCAAGCGGTCCAGCATCCCGAGCTGGGACGAGATCGTGTTTGGAGCCCGCGGCGACTGA
- a CDS encoding DUF4193 domain-containing protein, whose amino-acid sequence MATDYDAPRKTEEDVSEDSLEELKTRQSGKQSSAVDVDETDLADGFELPGADLSGEELLIQVMPPQPDEFTCFNCFLVKHKSQIAAERGGHQYCKECES is encoded by the coding sequence ATGGCCACGGACTACGATGCCCCTCGAAAAACCGAGGAAGACGTCAGCGAGGATTCCCTGGAAGAGCTCAAGACGCGCCAATCAGGGAAACAGTCCTCAGCGGTGGACGTCGATGAGACCGACCTTGCCGATGGCTTTGAGTTACCGGGCGCGGATCTCTCCGGTGAAGAACTGCTCATTCAGGTGATGCCACCGCAGCCTGACGAATTTACGTGCTTCAACTGTTTCCTGGTCAAGCACAAGTCCCAGATCGCTGCGGAAAGGGGCGGGCACCAATATTGCAAGGAGTGTGAGAGCTAG
- a CDS encoding DUF3093 domain-containing protein — protein sequence MPTPDQSSPVPARNTPSSSEVLYSEKLWPSVWIWIVVVGLSGAGVLMFGPISAATGIIAAVVLLAIMTIMLVLSTPTIIVTADTVRVGRASIDRKFVGSVQAFTKAEATAERGPRLNGLAFMCFRGWIDPVVKIEITDPADRTPYWLASSRRPDELVSALTPSRG from the coding sequence ATGCCTACGCCTGACCAGTCCTCCCCCGTGCCTGCCCGGAACACCCCATCGTCCTCGGAAGTCCTGTACTCCGAGAAGCTGTGGCCGTCCGTGTGGATCTGGATTGTGGTTGTTGGCCTGTCCGGCGCGGGCGTCCTGATGTTTGGTCCCATCAGTGCAGCCACCGGCATCATCGCTGCCGTTGTCCTGCTGGCCATCATGACCATCATGCTGGTGCTCTCCACGCCCACCATCATCGTCACCGCTGACACCGTCAGAGTGGGCCGGGCGAGCATCGACCGCAAATTCGTAGGCTCGGTCCAAGCGTTCACAAAAGCCGAAGCCACCGCCGAGCGCGGCCCCCGCCTGAATGGCTTGGCCTTTATGTGCTTCCGCGGGTGGATTGACCCCGTGGTCAAGATTGAAATCACCGACCCCGCAGACCGGACCCCTTACTGGTTGGCATCATCCCGACGTCCGGATGAGCTCGTTTCGGCACTGACTCCTTCAAGGGGCTAG
- the dut gene encoding dUTP diphosphatase, which produces MSNETAVFSTAAASAVADSSETTAAYGAPTLEVQLKMLDAGLEAPSYAHPGDAGADLRAREDVHLAPGERKLVPTGVSIALPDGFVALIHPRSGLATKHGLTVVNAPGTVDAGYRGEIAVTLLNTDQNNAIDLKRGDRIAQMVIQRVEYAQFVAVDQLSDSVRGTGGFGSTGGFNAPKA; this is translated from the coding sequence GTGAGCAACGAGACCGCAGTATTCAGTACAGCCGCCGCTTCCGCAGTTGCGGACAGCAGCGAGACCACCGCAGCATACGGCGCCCCCACTTTGGAGGTGCAGTTGAAAATGCTCGACGCCGGCCTGGAAGCCCCGTCGTATGCGCACCCTGGCGATGCGGGGGCCGATCTCCGTGCCCGGGAGGATGTGCACCTTGCCCCGGGTGAACGGAAACTCGTTCCAACAGGTGTCTCCATTGCACTGCCGGACGGATTCGTGGCTCTCATCCACCCCCGTTCCGGGCTCGCAACCAAACACGGGCTGACGGTTGTCAATGCTCCCGGGACCGTGGATGCCGGCTACCGGGGCGAAATTGCCGTCACGCTCCTGAACACCGACCAAAACAATGCCATTGACCTCAAGCGCGGCGATAGAATTGCACAGATGGTGATTCAGCGCGTCGAATACGCGCAGTTTGTTGCTGTTGACCAACTGTCCGATTCCGTTCGGGGAACCGGCGGCTTCGGGTCGACGGGCGGCTTCAACGCACCGAAGGCCTGA
- a CDS encoding DUF3710 domain-containing protein: MLFGRGKKSKDEQPETAGTVEESGTGAPSSEPGGSGTPGDFRLGKGPLDIDEIESRDGYVDLGALLIAPAEGLQLRLEVEEATQRVVAVTMDLNGSSLQLQAFAAPRSEGLWDEIREQITQSVASQGGETEEVSGTFGTELVAKLPAEAADGSKGFRAARFMGVDGPRWFLRGVLGGQAALERDAAAGLEELFRKVVVIRGDNPMPPRELLQLRLPKDAAVPGQAGAPQGSVPPADPALQQPERGPEITQIG, from the coding sequence ATGCTTTTTGGGCGCGGCAAAAAGTCCAAGGACGAGCAGCCGGAAACCGCCGGCACCGTCGAGGAATCCGGAACCGGGGCACCAAGTTCTGAACCAGGTGGTTCCGGCACTCCCGGTGACTTCCGGCTCGGCAAGGGCCCTTTGGACATCGACGAAATCGAAAGCCGCGATGGCTACGTGGACCTTGGTGCACTGCTGATCGCACCGGCCGAGGGTCTCCAGCTGCGGCTTGAGGTGGAAGAAGCCACCCAACGCGTGGTCGCCGTGACCATGGACCTCAACGGTTCCAGCCTGCAGCTCCAGGCGTTTGCGGCACCACGTTCCGAGGGACTGTGGGATGAGATCCGTGAACAGATCACCCAATCGGTGGCGAGCCAAGGCGGGGAGACCGAAGAAGTTTCCGGAACTTTCGGCACTGAACTCGTGGCCAAACTGCCTGCTGAAGCGGCAGACGGCAGCAAAGGCTTCCGGGCAGCCCGTTTCATGGGAGTTGACGGGCCGCGGTGGTTCCTCCGCGGTGTCCTGGGCGGGCAGGCTGCCCTGGAGCGTGATGCGGCAGCAGGACTGGAAGAGCTCTTCCGCAAGGTGGTAGTGATCCGCGGCGACAATCCGATGCCTCCGCGCGAGCTGCTGCAGCTGCGGTTGCCCAAGGATGCAGCGGTACCCGGCCAGGCAGGCGCTCCCCAGGGTTCGGTTCCTCCCGCAGATCCCGCCTTGCAGCAGCCGGAGCGAGGGCCGGAGATCACCCAGATTGGCTGA